The following proteins are encoded in a genomic region of Alosa alosa isolate M-15738 ecotype Scorff River chromosome 10, AALO_Geno_1.1, whole genome shotgun sequence:
- the akr7a3 gene encoding LOW QUALITY PROTEIN: aflatoxin B1 aldehyde reductase member 3 (The sequence of the model RefSeq protein was modified relative to this genomic sequence to represent the inferred CDS: inserted 2 bases in 1 codon) codes for MLAAIARVGLCSVHQRVFTGLNNIALVQHQNMSSNAKIPITLLGSMAFGGRADAELSEKMVKAFLDRGHRELDTAFMYTDGQAETIIGGMDLPKNVSIATKANPWDGKTLKPESVRSQLETSLKRLHTQCVDIFYLHAPDHQNPIVDTLRACNELHKEGKYKELGLSNYASWEVAEIYCICKHNNWVLPTVYQGMYNSTTRQVETELLPCLRNFGMRFYAYNPLAGGLLTGKYHYEDKDTSQPAGXFFGNNWAGAYRDRYWKESHFQGVDLVRKALEAAYGTNKPTLTSAAIRWMYHHSHLKGELGDGMIIGMSTMEQLLENLNASEEGPLKVEVVEAFKQAWDLVAHECPNYFR; via the exons ATGCTCGCTGCAATAGCTAGAGTAGGCCTTTGCTCAGTACATCAACGAGTTTTCACTGGATTGAATAATATAGCCCTGGTCCAACACCAAAACATGTCTTCAAACGCCAAAATCCCGATCACGCTACTGGGATCGATGGCATTTGGGGGGCGCGCTGACGCGGAGTTGAGTGAGAAAATGGTGAAAGCTTTCCTGGACCGTGGACACAGAGAGTTAGATACAGCATTCATGTACACAGATGGACAGGCAGAGACGATTATTGGTGGAATGGACCTACCCAAGAATG TGAGTATCGCAACCAAAGCAAACCCATGGGATGGAAAGACCCTGAAGCCGGAGAGTGTTCGCTCGCAGTTAGAGACGTCTCTGAAAAGgctacacacacagtgtgtggacATCTTTTACCTGCATGCTCCAGACCACCAGAATCCCATAGTGGACACACTTCGAGCCTGCAATGAGCTGCACAAGGAG GGAAAGTACAAGGAGCTTGGTTTATCTAACTATGCATCCTGGGAGGTTGCAGAAATCTACTGCATATGCAAACACAACAACTGGGTTCTTCCCACAGTCTATCAG GGCATGTACAATTCCACCACAAGACAGGTGGAGACAGAACTGCTCCCATGTCTTAGAAACTTTGGCATGCGCTTCTATGCATACAACCCTCTGGCAG GCGGCCTCCTCACGGGGAAGTATCACTACGAGGACAAAGACACAAGCCAGCCTGCTGG CTTTTTTGGCAACAACTGGGCAGGAGCCTACAGAGATcg ATATTGGAAAGAGAGCCACTTCCAAGGAGTTGACCTAGTTCGGAAGGCACTGGAAGCGGCATATGGCACAAACAAACCCACTCTTACCTCAGCCGCTATCCGCTGGATGTACCACCATTCTCACCTCAAG GGAGAGCTTGGCGATGGCATGATCATTGGCATGTCTACCATGGAGCAGCTCCTTGAGAACCTCAATGCCTCCGAAGAGGGTCCTTTGAAGGTAGAGGTGGTGGAGGCCTTCAAGCAGGCCTGGGACTTAGTCGCCCACGAGTGTCCCAACTATTTCCGCTAA
- the mrto4 gene encoding mRNA turnover protein 4 homolog has protein sequence MPKSKRDKKISLTKTAKKGLELKQTLIEELRKCVDIYRNVFIFSVENMRNNKLKDIRTAWKHSRFFFGKNKVMMIALGRGPTDEYKDNLHKVSRFLKGEVGVLFTNKTKEEVQEYFDNFKETDYARAGNVAQMAVTLDEGPLEQFPHSMEPQLRQLGLPTALKKGVVTLIKDYEVCKDGDTLTPEQARILKLFAIEMAEFKLTLKCMWNSETGDFKKLSEESESMQDKEDMEDDDGSE, from the exons ATGCCGAAGTCGAAGAGGGATAAGAAAA TATCTTTAACGAAAACAGCCAAGAAGGGGCTGGAATTGAAACAGACTTTAATTGAAGAG TTGCGGAAATGTGTGGACATATACAGAAACGTTTTCATCTTCTCTGTGGAAAACATGAGGAACAACAAATTGAAAGACATAAGGACAGCGTGGAAACACAGTCG GTTCTTCTTTGGGAAGAACAAAGTCATGATGATTGCTTTGGGTAGAGGACCAACAGATGAATACAAGGACAACCTACATAAG GTCAGCAGATTCCTTAAAGGAGAAGTTGGCGTCTTGTTCACAAATAAAACGAAGGAAGAGGTGCAAGA ATATTTTGACAACTTCAAAGAAACAGACTATGCCCGGGCAGGAAACGTAGCACAGATGGCTGTGACCCTAGATGAGGGGCCACTGGAGCAGTTCCCACACTCAATGGAACCCCAGCTCCGACAGTTAGGGCTGCCCACAGCCCTGAAGAAAG GAGTGGTCACTCTCATTAAAGACTATGAGGTATGCAAAGATGGAGACACGTTGACACCTGAACAGGCTCGCATTTTG AAACTCTTTGCAATTGAAATGGCAGAATTCAAATTGACGTTAAAGTGCATGTGGAACTCTGAGACGGGAGACTTTAAGAAGCTATCAGAAGAGAGCGAGAGTATGCAAGACAAGGAGGACATGGAAGACGATGATGGGAGCGAATAA